The genomic segment CCGAGCTCGGCTCCCGCTCGGCCGACCTCGCCGACGAGCTTCAGCACCGCCGGGTGCCAGGGGTCCTGGAACGAGGCGACGGAGCCGAGGAGCCGATCTGCGGCGAGGGTGTACTGGGTGAGGTCGTTGGTGCCGATCGAGGCGAAGTCCGCCACCGCGAGGATGCGGTCCGCCAGCAGCGCAGAGGACGGCACCTCGACCATCACGCCGGCCGTCTTCAGACCCAGCTCGCGCGCGAGCTGCGTGAAGTAGCGGGTCTCCTCGACCGTGGAGACCATGGGGGCCATGACCCACAGGTCGGCCTCCGTCGCCGCATCCGCGGCCGCGAGCGCGGTCAGCTGATCACGCAGCACGGACTCGTTGGCACGGAGGGCGCGCAGACCGCGGAGTCCGAGCGCCGGGTTCTCCTCGGCGGAGTCGTTGAGGAAGCTCAGCGGCTTGTCCGCGCCGGCGTCGAGCGCGCGGACCACGACCTTCCGGCCGGGGAACGCCTCGAGGAGGGCGGTGTACTGCGCGGTCTGGTCGGCGACGCTCGGAGCGGTCTCGGCGTCGAGGAAGAGGAACTCGGTGCGGAACAGGCCCACACCCTCGGCTCCCTTCGCCACCGCGTCGGCGGCGCCCTTCGACGATCCGAGGTTCGCCAGCAGGGGGACGGCGGTGCCGTCGGCGAGCGCGCCGGGACCGACCGGCGCCGATGCGGCAGCACGATCCGCGGCCGCGCGGTCGACGGCCGACGCACGCTCGTCGTCCGACGGGGAGAGGGTCACACGACCGGTCGCCGCGTCGACGATCACCTCGGTGCCGTCGGCGAGCGAGAGGGCGCCCGCCACTCCCACGACGGCGATGATCGCCTTCTCGCGGGCCAGGATCGCGGTGTGCGACGTCGGCCCTCCCTCGCTCGTGACGAGCGCCAGGACCTTCTCCAGGTCGAGCAGCGCGGTGTCGGCCGGCGCCAGATCGCGCGCGACGAGGACGAACGGCGTGTCCGACTCGGGGACCCCGGGGGCGGGGACGCCGCGGAGGTGTGCGACCACCCGCTGCGACACGTCGTCGAGATCCGTCGCCCGTTCCCCCATGTACCCGCCCATGCTCACGAGCAGGTCACGGAACGCGGCGAAGGCGTCGAAGACGGCACGCTCGGCGGTCGAGCCTCCGTCGATGCGGGCGGCGACGTCGTCGGCGAGCGTCGGATCCTCGGCCATGAAGGCCTGCGCCTCGAGCACGTCCTTCGCCGATCCGCCGGCGCGCTCGCCCCGGTGGCGGATGACGGCCGCGGTCGCGGCGAGCGACGCGCGCGCCCGCTCCTTCTCCGCATCCGGGCCGAGGGTCGACGGCGTCGCCTCGGGCTCGGGGAGCGGGTCGGGCATGCGCAGCACGGTCCCGACGGCGATGCCGCGTCCGATCCCGGTGCCCGTCAGCGTCGACGTCACCTCGTCGCCCGACATCACTCCGCGTCCATGTCCGTCTCGAGCAGCGCCGCGAGCTCGTCGAGCACCGCGTCCGCGTCCGCGGCGTCGGAGGTGAGGGTCAGGGTGTCGCCGTGCTCGACGCCGAGCGAGATCACGCCCAGGATGCTGGCCGCGTTCACCGACTTCTCCCCCTTGGAGAGCTGGACGGGGATGCCGGACTTCGCCACGGTCTGGGTGAAGATCGTCGCCGGGCGAGCGTGAAGTCCGTGGGTCGAGGCGATCTCGACGGTGCGTTCTGCCATGGGGGTCTCCTTCAGTGGTGCTCGGCTTCGAGCGGGTGGTGTCGGCGGCCGGCGAGCAGCTCGCCGAGCAGGTCGGTGGCGGCTGCGGCTCCGTCGGGGCCGAACGCATCGGCGGGCAGCAGCCCGGCGGGGGTGTCCGCCTCGGCGGCCCGCTGCTCGAGCTCGCTGAACCGGTCCGCCAGGTGCGGACCCACGAGCAGCGCGTCCGTCGCGGGCAGTCGTTCGTCGAGGTCCTGCACCGTGCCCGCCTCAACGACGAGATCGAGTCCGCGCTCACGAGCGACGGCCCGGATGCGCAGGGCGAGGAACGTGCTCGACGCTCCTGCACCGCAGACGATCAGGACCCGTTCCACGCACACCTCCTCGAGTGCATCCGACGATCCATCCTGCGTCCGCGTCCACCTCCGCTTCCAGCAGCGTTGCTTCCGCCCCCTAGGAAGGCGGAGCTCCCCCCATGGAGGGGCAGTGGTCCGCGGATGCGGGGTACGCTGGCACAGCAAGACGGCCCTGACCCGTCACCAGCGACATGAGCGAGCGATACGAACGTCTACTCGACTACCTCGCGGGCGCCGACGACTGGGTGACCGCGGGGGAGCTCGCCGACCGCCTGGGCGTCACGACCCGCAGCGTCCGCAGCTACGTGACGAGCGTCAAGCAGGCCGCGATGCCGCTCGAGGTGATCGCCTCCTCGACGAGCGGGTACCGGCTCAACCGGGATGCCTACGCGGAGTTCCTGAGCGCCGTCCGCTCCTCCTCGAAGGCGCCGGGCAGTCCTCGCGACCGCGTGCACGCCATCATCCGAGATCTGGGCGAGTCGATCGACGGCGTCGACGTGTTTGACCTCGCCTCCGCCATGTACGTCAGCGAGTCGACCGTGGAGGCCGATCTCCGGAAGGTCAAGATGCTCGCCGAGGACGCCGGTCTCGAGCTCGCCCGGCGCGGCAGCCGCGTGCGGCTCGAGGGGAGCGAGCTCGGCAGGAGACGCCTCCTCAGCCGCATCTTCCGCGACCAGAGCGCGCAGGGCTTCCTCGATCTCGACTACATCCAGCGCGAGTTCGGCTTCCCCGCGCTGGGCCGCTTCAAGGACGACCTGGTGGAGCGGCTCGGCGCCACCGGCTACTTCGTCAACGAGTACTCGATCAACAACGTGCTCCTGCACGTCGCGATCGCCGTCGATCGGGTCTCGAAGGACCGGTCGATCGAGTCGGCGGACCCCTCCCCCGCCCCCGGTGGACCGCCCGAGGTGGAACGACTCCTCGAGCAGCTGGTCGCCGAGCACTTCAGCGTGCGTCTGGGCGTCCGGGAGCTCGGGTACCTGGCGATCCTGCTGACCACGAGGGTGCTGACCCCCGGGCACGACGAGCCGACCGAGGACGTGGCCGCGGCCTACCTCCGCGACGACGATCTCGCGGCCCTGCGCTCGATCGTCGCCCTGGCCAGCGACGAGTACCTCGTCGACCTCCGCGACGAGGACTTCCTCGTCCGCCTGGGGCTGCACGTCCGCAACCTGGTGGCGCGCGGGCACGAGAGCGCCCACACCCGCAACCCCATGACGAGGTCGATCAAGAGCTCGTACCCGATGATCTACGAGCTCGCCGTGTTCATCGCCAGCCAGATCCAGCGGCGCGAGGGCATCCCGATCAACGACGACGAGATCGCCTACATCGCGCTGCACGTGGGGTCGCACCTGGAGCGGCAGAGCCGGCGCGAGGAGCGGATCACGTGCGCCATCGTGAGCCCGACCTACTACGACCTCCACGAGCGGCTGCGTGAACGCGTCGAGGCGGTGTTCGGCGACGACCTCCAGGTCGACATCACCATCACCCGCACCGATGTCGACTGGTCGGCGCTGTCGTCCGACATCGTGATCACGACGCTCCCGGTCCAGGGCGCCCGCGACACCGTCGTCACCGTGCAGCCGTTCCTCACCGACGGCGACGTCGAGGCCATCCGGCGAGCCATCGCCGCGGTCCGCCGCCATCGGCGACGGATGCAGCTGAAGGACGAGCTGCTCCAGTACTTCGACGAGCGCCTGTTCTTCCGGGATCTCCAGGCACCGGACGAGCCCACGATGATCCGGCGCCTCGGATCCGCGATGGTCGAGCTCGGCATCATCGACGACGAGTACGTCGAGCAGGCGATCGAGCGCGAGGCGATGTCCTCCACCGCGTTCACCGACACCATCGCCGTCCCGCACGCGATGACGATGAGCGCCTCCCACACCGCGCTCGCCATCGTCGTGAACGAGACGCCCATGCAGTGGGGCGGCAACCGGGTCACCGTGATCGCCCTCATCGCGTTCAGCGCGGAGGGTCGCCGAGCCTTCCAGGTGGTCTTCGACCAGCTCGTCGAGGTGTTCTCCGACCGGGACGTCGTGCAGCGCATCATCCGACGCGGCACCACGTTCCCCGCGTTCATCGACGAGCTCGTCCGGGTCATGGACGAGTGACGAGCCGCTAGGAGATCGGAACCGGCGTCACGCCGAGCGGCGCGAGGGCTGACGCTCCCCCGTCGGCCGCGGTGAGCACCCAGATGCCGTCGGCGTGCACCGCCACCGAGTGCTCCCAGTGCGACGACATGCTGCCGTCGGAGGTGGCCACCGTCCACTCGTCGTCGCGGACGAACGTCTCCTCCGAGCCGGCGGTGATCATGGGCTCGATCGCGACCACGAGACCCGGCTTCACCTCCGGGCCGCGCTGGCGCACCCGGTAGTTGAACACCGGTGGCTCCTCGTGCATGCTCCGGCCGATCCCGTGTCCGATGTAGTCGGTGAGGATGCCGTACTGCGCTCCCTCGGCCACCGACGGATGCGACGTGACGTAGTCCTCGATGGCCTCGCCGACCTCGTTGAGGTGCCTCGCGCGGGCCAGCCGCGCGATCCCGTGCCACAGGGACTGCTCGGTCACATCGGAGAGCAGCTGCCGGGCCGCGACCGTCTCGGGGTGCGCCGGATCGTCGAGCACGATCGTGATCGCGGAGTCGCCGTTCCAGCCGTTCACGTCGGCCCCGCTGTCGATGGAGACGATGTCGCCCGGCTGCAGCACCCGGGGGCCGGGGATGCCGTGGACGACGTCGTCGTTCACGCTCGTGCAGACGGTGTGCGAGTAGCCGGGGACCATCTGGAAGTTCGACACCCCGCCGCGTGAGCGGATGACCTCGTCGGCGATGCGGTCGAGCTCGAGCGTGGTGATGCCCGGCCGGATCGCGGCGCGCACGGCGTCGAGCGACGCCGCGGTCACCAAGCCAGGCTCGACCATCGCACGCAGCTCGGCGGGCGACTTGTAGATCCCCTTGCCGCGACGACCGATCATCGGTGGGCGAGCGCGGTGATGATGCGGCCGGTGACCTCGTCGATCTCGCCGAGCCCGTCGACCTCGACCACGAGTCCCCGGTTGCGGTACACGTCGACGATCGGGGCGGTCTGCTCCGCGTACACGTCGAGACGCGTGCGGATGACCTCCTCCGTGTCGTCGCTGCGTCCCTGCTCGAGGGCCCGCTGGCGAAGGCGGCGGACCACCTCGTCGGTGTCGGCCGTCAGCAGGACCACCGCATCCAGCGACGCGTCGGCGTCGCCCAGCATCCGATCGAGCTCGTCGACCTGCTGGAGCGTGCGCGGGTAGCCGTCGAGGAGGAAGCCCGCCTGGGCATCCGGCTGCGAGAGCCTGTCGCGCACGAGGTCGTTGGTCAGGGAGTCGGGCACGTAGAGGCCCTTGTCCATGAACTCCCTGGCCTGCACGCCCAGCGGTGTCTCGTTGCGGACGTTCTCACGGAAGATGTCTCCCGTCGAGATCGCGGGGATGCCGTACGCCTCGGAGAGCTTGGCCGCCTGGGTGCCCTTGCCGGCACCGGGAGGGCCGATGAGGAGCAGTCGGAGCGCCTCACCGCTGCTCATCGGAGCAGACCCTCGTAGTGACGCTGCTGGAGCTGGGAGTCGATCTGCTTCACCGTCTCGAGACCGACGCCGACGATGATCAGGATCGACGCGCCACCGAACGGGAAGTTCTGGTTGGCGCCCACCGCAGCCAGCGCGATGAGGGGCAGCAGGGCGATCAGACCCAGGTAGATCGAGCCCGGCAGCGTGATGCGGGTGAGCACGTAGTCGAGGTACTCCGCCGTGGGCCGTCCCGCTCGGATGCCGGGGATGAAGCCACCGAACTTCTTCATGTTGTCGGCGACCTCTTCGGGGTTGAAGGTGATCGCGACGTAGAAGTAGGTGAAGCCCACGATGAGCAGGAAGTACAGCAGCATGTACAGCGGGTGATCGCCGCGCACGAGGTAGTTGTTGATCCAGGTCACCCAGCCGGCCGGCTCCTGACCGGGCTGCGGCTGGTTGAACTGCGCGATCAGCGCAGGCAGGTAGAGCAGCGACGACGCGAAGATCACGGGCACCACACCGGCCATGTTGACCTTGATGGGGATGTACGTGTTGTTGCCGCCGTACGTGCGTCTGCCGACCACGCGTTTGGCGTACTGCACCGGGATGCGCCGTTGCGACAGCTCGACGAAGACGACGGCCACCATGACCGCCAGCCCGACGACGATGACGAGCAGGAAGGTCTCGAAGCTGCGCGACTGCGCGATCTGCCAGAGCGACTCGGGGAAGCGGGCGGCGATGGAGGTGAAGATCAGCAGGGACATGCCGTTGCCGATGCCGCGCTCGGTGATGAGCTCGCCCATCCACATGATCACGCCGGTACCCGCCGTCATGGTGATGACCATGAGGAGGATGGCGTACCAGGCGTCGTTGGTGATGAGCTGGCCGCACTCCGCGACGGTGGAGGTGCCGAACAGGGCGCCGCTGCGGGCCACCGTGATGAGCGTGGTCGACTGCAGCACGCCCAGCGCGATGGTGAGGTAGCGCGTGTACTGCGTCAGGCGGCTCTGACCGGCCTGGCCCTCCTTGTAGAGGGTCTCGAAGTGAGGGATGACCACTCGGAGCAGCTGCACGATGATCGACGCCGTGATGTAGGGCATGATGCCCAGCGCGAAGATCGAGAGCTGGAGGAGCGCGCCACCCGAGAAGAGGTTGACGAGCTCATAGAGGCCCGAGGTGTTCTGGTTCGCGGCAAGACACGTCTGCACGTTGCCGAAGTCGACGAACGGGGCGGGGATGAACGAGCCGAGTCGGAACAGCGCGACGATGCCGAGCGTGAACCCGATCTTCCGGCGCAGGTCTGGCGTGCGGAAGATTCTCGCGACGGCTTGGAACAAAGGGGCCTCCTGCTGGATTCTCTCGGCGCATTAAGCCGAGATGGCTGGAGATCGGACACACGATCTCACACAGCCGACACCGTAGGTTATCGGATCTGCATGGAATCGGTGAGTCCGACCTCCAGCCAGGGGGTTACTTGACCGAGCCGCCGGCCGCGACGATCTTCTGCTCGGCCGAGCCGGAGACCTTGTCGACGGTGACGTTGAGCTTCACCGCGATGTCGCCGGCGCCGAGCACCTTGACCTTCTCGTTCTTGCGGACGGCACCCTTGGCGACCAGGTCGCCCACGGTGACGTCGCCACCGTTCGGGTACAGCTCGGCGAGCTTCTCCAGGTTCACGACCTGGTACTCGACGCGGAACGGGTTCTTGAACCCGCGCAGCTTCGGGGTGCGCATGTGCAGCGGCATCTGGCCACCCTCGAAGCCGACCTTGACCTGGTACCGGGCCTTCGTGCCCTTGGTGCCGCGGCCTGCGGTCTTTCCCTTCGAGCCCTCACCGCGGCCGACGCGGGTCCGTGCCTTCTTGGCACCCGCGGCGGGACGGAGGTGGTGGACCTTGAGGACCTGCGGACGGGCCGCGGGGGCCTCGGCCTTGTCGGCCTTGGTCTCCTTGGCGTCTGCGGTCTTCGCAGCCGACTTGCGCGCCGGAGCCTTCTTCGGGGCCGCCTTGGCGGTCTCGACGGTCTCTTCTTCAGCCATTAGTCAATCTCCTCGACCTTCACGAGGTGAGCGACCGTGCGGACGTAGCCGCGGTTGGCCGCGCTGTCCTCACGAACGACGACATCGCCGATCCGCTTCAGCCCGAGGCTGCGGAGGGTGTCGCGCTGGTTCTGCTTCTCGCTGATAACGGACTTGATCTGGGTCACCTTGAGGCGAGCGGCCATCATGCACCTGCCTTCGCGGCGAGGGCGTCCTGCTCGGCACGCACCAGGCGGGCCGGGGCGACCTCGTCGAACTCGAGCCCACGACGGGCGGCGACGGCGCGCGGCTCCTCGAGCTGCTTCAGCGCCTCCACCGTCGCGTGGACGATGTTGATCGTGTTGGACGAGCCGAGCGACTTCGACAGGATGTCGTGGATGCCGGCGCACTCCAGGACCGCACGGACCGGACCACCGGCGATGACACCGGTACCGGCCGCAGCGGGGCGGAGGAGGACGACACCGGCGGCTGCCTCACCCTGCACGGGGTGCGGGATGGTGTTGCCGACGCGAGGGACGCGGAAGAAGTTCTTCTTCGCCTCCTCGACGCCCTTGGAGATCGCCAGCGGCACCTCACGGGCCTTGCCGTAGCCGACGCCGACCAGGCCGTTGCCGTCTCCGACGACCACGAGGGCGGTGAAGCTGAAGCGACGACCACCCTTCACGACCTTCGACACGCGGTTGATCGTGACGACGCGCTCCAGGAACTGGCTCTTGTCGGCGTCACGGTTGTTGCGGTCGCGGTTCGGGTTGCGCTCGCGACCACCACGGCGCGCCTCGCGGGGCTCCTGGTTGTTGTTCTGGGTCGAGGCTGCAGTCTCGACGGGGGCTTCTCCAGCCACGTTCTGCTCCTCGGTGTTGGGGGTGCTCACAGGCTCAGACCACCCTCTCGTGCTCCGTCGGCGACGGCCGCGATGCGACCGGCGTAGCGGTTGCCGCCGCGGTCGAACACGACCGCCTCGACACCGGCCGACTTGGCGCGCTCGGCGACGAGCTCGCCGACCTTGTGCGCCTTCGCGGTCTTGTCACCGTCGAACGTGCGCAGGTCGGCCTCAAGGGTCGATGCGGACGCCACGGTGTGGCCCTTGCTGTCGTCGACGACCTGCACGAACAGGTGACGGGCCGAACGGGTGACGACGAGACGGGGACGGACGGCAGTGCCCTCGATCTTCTTGCGGAGACGCGAGTGACGGCGGTCGCGGGACGCGGACTTGCTGCTGTTGGCCATGGTCACTTACCACTCTTTCCGGCCTTGCGGCGAACGTTCTCGCCGGCGTACCGCACACCCTTGCCCTTGTAGGGCTCGGGCTTGCGGAGCTTGCGGAGGTTGGCGGCCACCTCACCGACCTGCTGCTTGTCGATGCCGGTGACCGTGAGCTTGTTGTTGCCCTCGACCGTGAACGAGATGCCGGCCGGCGGCTCGACGGCGATCGGGTGCGAGTAGCCCAGGGCGAACTCGACGCCCGAGCCCTTGGACGCGACGCGGTAACCGGTGCCGACGACCTCGAGGCTCTTGGAGTAGCCCGCGGTGACGCCGGTGATCTGGTTCGCGATGAGGGTGCGGGTCAGGCCGTGGAGCGACCGCGACTCGCGCTCGTCGTCGGGACGGGTGACGAGCACCTGGTTGTCCTCGATCTGGGCGACGATCGGGGCCTTCACGGTGAGCTGGAGCTCACCCTTGGGGCCCTTGACCGAGACCTGCTGCCCGTCGATCGTCACGGTGACGCCGGCGGGGATGTCGATGGGAAGTCGTCCGATTCGTGACATCGTCGATCACCACACGTAGGCGAGGACTTCTCCGCCTACGCCCTTCTTGTTGGCCTGACGGTCGGTGAGCAGACCGGAGGAGGTGGACAGGATCGCGACGCCGAGGCCACCGAGCACGGTGGGGATCTCGGTCGACTTCGCGTACACGCGCAGTCCGGGCTTCGACACGCGCTTGATGCCCGCGATCGAACGCTCACGGTTCGGTCCGAACTTGAGCTGCAGCGTGAGGGTCTTGCCGACGCGGGCGTCCTCGACGGCCCAGTCGGAGATGTAGCCCTCGGACTTGAGGATCTCCGCGACGCCTGCCTTGAGCTTCGAGTGAGGCATCGAGACGGAGTCGTGGTGCGCCGAGTTGGCGTTGCGCAGTCTGGTCAGCATGTCTGCGACCGGATCTGTCATCGTCATGATGGTGGCCTTTCGCCTGGTTTCGACACCCTTTCCGAGGGTGCCGACCTTTGGTGGGTGGGGGTGGGACTAGTCGTTCGACTTGAACGGGAAGCCGAGCGCGCGGAGGAGCGCACGACCCTCGTCGTCGGTCTTGGCCGTGGTGACGACGGTGATGTCGAAGCCGCGGACGCGATCGATCTTGTCCTGGTCGATCTCGTGGAACACGGACTGCTCCTGGAGACCGAACGTGTAGTTGCCGTTGCCGTCGAACTGACGGTCCGACAGGCCGCGGAAGTCGCGGATGCGAGGGAGGGCGAGCGACAGCAGTCGGTCGAGGAACTCCCACGCGCGGTCGCCACGAAGGGTGACGTGCGCACCGATCGGCTGGCCCTCACGCAGCTTGAACTGCGCGATGGACTTGCGGGCCTTGGTGACCTGAGGCTTCTGACCGGTGATCGCGGTGAGGTCGCGGACGGCCCCGTCGATCACCTTGCTGTCGCGAGCAGCCTCACCGACACCGGTGTTCACGACCACCTTGACCAGGCCGGGGACCTGGTGGGGGTTCGCGAAACCGAACTGCTCGGTGAGCTGCTTCACGATCTCGTTGCGGTACTTCTGCTTGAGGCGCGGCTGGATTTTGCCAGTAGGCGCAGCAGTGGTCGTGCTCATCAGAGGTCCTTACCCGACTTCTTCGCGTAGCGGACGCGAACGGTCTTGGTGACGCCGTCCTTGGTGACGGTCTCGTTGCGGTGACCGACACGGGTCGGCTTCTTGGTCTCGGGGTCGACGAGAGCCACGTTGGAGATGTGGATCGACGCCTCGTGGGTCTCGATGCCACCGGTCTTCGTGCCGCGCTGGGTCTGACCCACGCGCACGTGCTTGGTGACGAAGTTCACGCCCTCGACGACCACGCGGTTCTTCTCGGTGAGGACCTCGATCACACGACCCTGCTTGCCGCGGTCTCCGCCGCGGGCCTGGCTCGGGCCGGAGATGACCTGGACCAGGTCGCCCTTCTTGATCTTCGCCATGACTAGATGACCTCCGGTGCCAGCGAGATGATCTTCATGAACTTCTTGTCGCGGAGCTCGCGACCGACCGGCCCGAAGATACGAGTACCTCGGGGGTCGCCGTCGTTCTTGAGGATCACTGCGGCGTTCTCGTCGAACTTGATGTAGGAGCCGTCGGGACGGCGGGTCTGCTTGACCGTGCGGACGACGACGGCCTTGACCACGTCACCCTTCTTCACGTTGCCGCCGGGGATCGCATCCTTGACCGTGGCGACGATGACGTCGCCGAGGCCTGCGTAGCGACGGTTCGAACCGCCGAGCACGCGGATGGTCAGCAGCTCCTTGGCGCCGGTGTTGTCGG from the Cnuibacter physcomitrellae genome contains:
- the ptsP gene encoding phosphoenolpyruvate--protein phosphotransferase; its protein translation is MSGDEVTSTLTGTGIGRGIAVGTVLRMPDPLPEPEATPSTLGPDAEKERARASLAATAAVIRHRGERAGGSAKDVLEAQAFMAEDPTLADDVAARIDGGSTAERAVFDAFAAFRDLLVSMGGYMGERATDLDDVSQRVVAHLRGVPAPGVPESDTPFVLVARDLAPADTALLDLEKVLALVTSEGGPTSHTAILAREKAIIAVVGVAGALSLADGTEVIVDAATGRVTLSPSDDERASAVDRAAADRAAASAPVGPGALADGTAVPLLANLGSSKGAADAVAKGAEGVGLFRTEFLFLDAETAPSVADQTAQYTALLEAFPGRKVVVRALDAGADKPLSFLNDSAEENPALGLRGLRALRANESVLRDQLTALAAADAATEADLWVMAPMVSTVEETRYFTQLARELGLKTAGVMVEVPSSALLADRILAVADFASIGTNDLTQYTLAADRLLGSVASFQDPWHPAVLKLVGEVGRAGAELGKPVGICGEAAADPLLAVVLVGLGATTLSMSPAALADVRSELARHTLDEARRFAALALSESSAVEARAAVTSAAAGT
- a CDS encoding HPr family phosphocarrier protein, which produces MAERTVEIASTHGLHARPATIFTQTVAKSGIPVQLSKGEKSVNAASILGVISLGVEHGDTLTLTSDAADADAVLDELAALLETDMDAE
- a CDS encoding PTS sugar transporter subunit IIB; this translates as MERVLIVCGAGASSTFLALRIRAVARERGLDLVVEAGTVQDLDERLPATDALLVGPHLADRFSELEQRAAEADTPAGLLPADAFGPDGAAAATDLLGELLAGRRHHPLEAEHH
- a CDS encoding BglG family transcription antiterminator; translation: MSERYERLLDYLAGADDWVTAGELADRLGVTTRSVRSYVTSVKQAAMPLEVIASSTSGYRLNRDAYAEFLSAVRSSSKAPGSPRDRVHAIIRDLGESIDGVDVFDLASAMYVSESTVEADLRKVKMLAEDAGLELARRGSRVRLEGSELGRRRLLSRIFRDQSAQGFLDLDYIQREFGFPALGRFKDDLVERLGATGYFVNEYSINNVLLHVAIAVDRVSKDRSIESADPSPAPGGPPEVERLLEQLVAEHFSVRLGVRELGYLAILLTTRVLTPGHDEPTEDVAAAYLRDDDLAALRSIVALASDEYLVDLRDEDFLVRLGLHVRNLVARGHESAHTRNPMTRSIKSSYPMIYELAVFIASQIQRREGIPINDDEIAYIALHVGSHLERQSRREERITCAIVSPTYYDLHERLRERVEAVFGDDLQVDITITRTDVDWSALSSDIVITTLPVQGARDTVVTVQPFLTDGDVEAIRRAIAAVRRHRRRMQLKDELLQYFDERLFFRDLQAPDEPTMIRRLGSAMVELGIIDDEYVEQAIEREAMSSTAFTDTIAVPHAMTMSASHTALAIVVNETPMQWGGNRVTVIALIAFSAEGRRAFQVVFDQLVEVFSDRDVVQRIIRRGTTFPAFIDELVRVMDE
- the map gene encoding type I methionyl aminopeptidase, whose product is MIGRRGKGIYKSPAELRAMVEPGLVTAASLDAVRAAIRPGITTLELDRIADEVIRSRGGVSNFQMVPGYSHTVCTSVNDDVVHGIPGPRVLQPGDIVSIDSGADVNGWNGDSAITIVLDDPAHPETVAARQLLSDVTEQSLWHGIARLARARHLNEVGEAIEDYVTSHPSVAEGAQYGILTDYIGHGIGRSMHEEPPVFNYRVRQRGPEVKPGLVVAIEPMITAGSEETFVRDDEWTVATSDGSMSSHWEHSVAVHADGIWVLTAADGGASALAPLGVTPVPIS
- a CDS encoding adenylate kinase, translated to MSSGEALRLLLIGPPGAGKGTQAAKLSEAYGIPAISTGDIFRENVRNETPLGVQAREFMDKGLYVPDSLTNDLVRDRLSQPDAQAGFLLDGYPRTLQQVDELDRMLGDADASLDAVVLLTADTDEVVRRLRQRALEQGRSDDTEEVIRTRLDVYAEQTAPIVDVYRNRGLVVEVDGLGEIDEVTGRIITALAHR
- the secY gene encoding preprotein translocase subunit SecY, with product MFQAVARIFRTPDLRRKIGFTLGIVALFRLGSFIPAPFVDFGNVQTCLAANQNTSGLYELVNLFSGGALLQLSIFALGIMPYITASIIVQLLRVVIPHFETLYKEGQAGQSRLTQYTRYLTIALGVLQSTTLITVARSGALFGTSTVAECGQLITNDAWYAILLMVITMTAGTGVIMWMGELITERGIGNGMSLLIFTSIAARFPESLWQIAQSRSFETFLLVIVVGLAVMVAVVFVELSQRRIPVQYAKRVVGRRTYGGNNTYIPIKVNMAGVVPVIFASSLLYLPALIAQFNQPQPGQEPAGWVTWINNYLVRGDHPLYMLLYFLLIVGFTYFYVAITFNPEEVADNMKKFGGFIPGIRAGRPTAEYLDYVLTRITLPGSIYLGLIALLPLIALAAVGANQNFPFGGASILIIVGVGLETVKQIDSQLQQRHYEGLLR
- the rplO gene encoding 50S ribosomal protein L15 — translated: MAEEETVETAKAAPKKAPARKSAAKTADAKETKADKAEAPAARPQVLKVHHLRPAAGAKKARTRVGRGEGSKGKTAGRGTKGTKARYQVKVGFEGGQMPLHMRTPKLRGFKNPFRVEYQVVNLEKLAELYPNGGDVTVGDLVAKGAVRKNEKVKVLGAGDIAVKLNVTVDKVSGSAEQKIVAAGGSVK
- the rpmD gene encoding 50S ribosomal protein L30, producing MAARLKVTQIKSVISEKQNQRDTLRSLGLKRIGDVVVREDSAANRGYVRTVAHLVKVEEID
- the rpsE gene encoding 30S ribosomal protein S5, which produces MSTPNTEEQNVAGEAPVETAASTQNNNQEPREARRGGRERNPNRDRNNRDADKSQFLERVVTINRVSKVVKGGRRFSFTALVVVGDGNGLVGVGYGKAREVPLAISKGVEEAKKNFFRVPRVGNTIPHPVQGEAAAGVVLLRPAAAGTGVIAGGPVRAVLECAGIHDILSKSLGSSNTINIVHATVEALKQLEEPRAVAARRGLEFDEVAPARLVRAEQDALAAKAGA
- the rplR gene encoding 50S ribosomal protein L18 — translated: MANSSKSASRDRRHSRLRKKIEGTAVRPRLVVTRSARHLFVQVVDDSKGHTVASASTLEADLRTFDGDKTAKAHKVGELVAERAKSAGVEAVVFDRGGNRYAGRIAAVADGAREGGLSL
- the rplF gene encoding 50S ribosomal protein L6: MSRIGRLPIDIPAGVTVTIDGQQVSVKGPKGELQLTVKAPIVAQIEDNQVLVTRPDDERESRSLHGLTRTLIANQITGVTAGYSKSLEVVGTGYRVASKGSGVEFALGYSHPIAVEPPAGISFTVEGNNKLTVTGIDKQQVGEVAANLRKLRKPEPYKGKGVRYAGENVRRKAGKSGK
- the rpsH gene encoding 30S ribosomal protein S8, whose product is MTMTDPVADMLTRLRNANSAHHDSVSMPHSKLKAGVAEILKSEGYISDWAVEDARVGKTLTLQLKFGPNRERSIAGIKRVSKPGLRVYAKSTEIPTVLGGLGVAILSTSSGLLTDRQANKKGVGGEVLAYVW
- the rplE gene encoding 50S ribosomal protein L5, with translation MSTTTAAPTGKIQPRLKQKYRNEIVKQLTEQFGFANPHQVPGLVKVVVNTGVGEAARDSKVIDGAVRDLTAITGQKPQVTKARKSIAQFKLREGQPIGAHVTLRGDRAWEFLDRLLSLALPRIRDFRGLSDRQFDGNGNYTFGLQEQSVFHEIDQDKIDRVRGFDITVVTTAKTDDEGRALLRALGFPFKSND
- the rplX gene encoding 50S ribosomal protein L24, producing MAKIKKGDLVQVISGPSQARGGDRGKQGRVIEVLTEKNRVVVEGVNFVTKHVRVGQTQRGTKTGGIETHEASIHISNVALVDPETKKPTRVGHRNETVTKDGVTKTVRVRYAKKSGKDL
- the rplN gene encoding 50S ribosomal protein L14, which produces MLQQESRLKVADNTGAKELLTIRVLGGSNRRYAGLGDVIVATVKDAIPGGNVKKGDVVKAVVVRTVKQTRRPDGSYIKFDENAAVILKNDGDPRGTRIFGPVGRELRDKKFMKIISLAPEVI